In Rariglobus hedericola, the DNA window TCCTTTAATCAAGCAATCACCCACCTCGAACGCGCCGTGGCGCTGGCACCCAAAGTCGCGCCGCATCACCTCGAACTCGGCTTTGCCTTGCTCGCGGCCGGCCGTGAAGCCGATGCGCGCGTCGCCTTCAACCGCGGCCTCGCGCTTCCCTCAACCGGCAAACACGACGACGCAGCCAAAGATCGCGCCCGCGCCGCCTTGCAACAGCTGAAATAATTTGTGGCGGCGAAGATGGTGGAACTACACCGCCACTCCGACCACCGCCGGGAGTTCAACGATGAAGACCGCGCCGCCGCCGGGTGACTCCTCGCATCGCACGGTTCCGCCCATCGCGATCACCAGTTGCTTCACGATCGCCAACCCCAGGCCGATTGATTGTTCGCCGCCGGTCGGACGCGCGCTCAGGCACACGTATTTCTGAAACAGCCGTGGCATTTCCGCGGGCGCGATGCCCGGCCCTTGATCACGCACACGGAACACCAGCCGGCCTTGCAAGGCCGGCTCGACCTCCACCGCGACCACGCGGTCAAAGGGCGAATATTTCACCGCGTTACCCACGAGATTATTGAGCACTTGCCGCAACGCCGCGCGGTCCGCGAGCGCCAGCGGAGCCGTGCGTGCGAAATCCGTGGTGAACGTGATCTGCTTGCGTGCGGCCAGCGTTTGCATCGCGGCCAGCACATCATCGACTTCCTTCGTCACCTCGACCGGCTCGATGCGCAACCGCCGCTTGCCGTCCTCGAGCGCCTGCACATCGAGCAGGTTGCGGATCATGTGAATCATCTGGTGCGCCAGCCCCATCATCCGGTCCAGTGGCTCGCGATCCTTCTCCACCGCGGCATCCGAAAGAATCTCGATGTTGAGCATGAGTCCGTTGAGCGGATTGCGCAGATCGTGCGCGGCCATGCGCATGAGACCGGTCTTTTCCTCGTTCAACTCCTCGAGCCTGCGTTGCGTCGCCTCCAGCTCGCGTTGCACGCGCGCACGTTGCGCCAGTTCGCGCCGCAGACAGCGGTTGTGCCAGATCATCACGCCGATGAACGTGCCCGCCACCACGAAGCCGCCGGCCACCCAGCGCATCACATAATCCCAGCGCACGATCCGCGCATACTCCACGCCCACCCACGGCCCCACGATCTCCTGCCGGTCTTTGGCGCTGAGCGATGCCACGCCTTTATCCAATATGTCGCGCAACACCGGCTGGTCCTTGCGCACCGCATAACGCAGATCGAAAAGATACGGCATCACTCCGGCGATCTTCAGATTGGAGAGCCCGAGCGACTTGATGATGTAGTTGGCATTGGCGATGTTGGTCACCGCCACATCCGCCCGTCCCGCCGCCACAGCCAGAAATGCCTCGTCCATGGTTTTCACCATGACGCGCACAATACGCGGATGATCCCGCGCCAGCACCAACGAGCCCACATAACCCTCGGGCAGCGCCATACGACGCCCGTTTAATTGATCCATCGACATCACCGCCCGCGAATCATGCCGCGTCACAAAGGCCATCGGGAACGAGTTGTAGGCGCGGGTGAAAACAAAATCCTGCTCACGCCCTTCGTCTTCCGCCGTGCTCACCAAAAAATCCACCGCGCCGGCTTTTGCGCTGTTATACGCCTCGGGCCACGAGGACGAATGCACCGGCTGGAACTTTAGCCCCAGCCGCTCTTCTAGGAGCTTGAGGAAATCCCGGTCAATACCCGCAAAATCCCCGCGGGTATCCTTGTAGCTGAACGGCCCCCAACCCGGGTCATACCCAAAATAAACAACCGGATGTTCCTTTATCCAGGTCTTCTCCGTATCAGTGAGTTCGATACGCGGAGCCTCGCCGCGAGCGGGCATCGCGATAAAAACAAGAACCGCGAGAAACGGCCCGAGAAGCTGGAGAGTCCTGCGCATGAAGTCCGGCGTTGCAGTTATTCTGCATAAAACAGGCCGGAGAACAAGACGCGTATCATGGCTTTCGGGAGCCACTTATCTCGCGGCTGCGAATTTCCGCAGGTATTTGAGCGCCACCTCAAACTCGTTCGGCAGCGGCGCGTTGATTACAATCATCTCCTTGGTAATCGGGTGCTTTACGGTCAGCCGGCTCGCATGCAGCGCCAGGCGGCTGATGAGGGGCTTCTCGTCAAGACGGCCTTTGTAACCGCGCTTGAGCTGGGAAAGTTTCAATTCCGTCACGCCGTCACCATAAAACGGGTCGTTCAAAATGGGCAGACCGCTATATTGCAGGTGCACACGCAACTGATGCGTGCGGCCGGTCACCGGCCGGCATTCCACGAAAGTAAATCCGCCAAACCGGTCCAACACCTTCACGACCGTCTGGCTGGCCTTGCCGTGCTTGCGCACGGTGCGCATGCGCCCGGGGTTGTCCTCGTCGTCGATCAAATCGCGATCCACGAAAAATTCATCGTCCGCCAAACCCTCCGGCGGCTCATCATCCGGATCATCCGACCGCACAAACAGCTCGGCCGCCGGAGTGCCGACGCAGAGCGCGTGGTAAATTTTTTTGACCGTCTTCGACTGGAACTGCCCGCTCACGAAATCGAGCGCGGACTTTTCCTTGGTGCACAGGAGGATGCCGCTCGTGTCCGCATCGAGGCGATGCACGTTGGCCACGCCGTGACCCATCTTGTCGTGCACCAGACCCATGAGGTTTTCGCGCTTCTTATCCCAGCGATCGGGCGCGACGAGCATCCCGCTCGGCTTGTCGAAAGCGATCAGCGTGTCGTCTTCATAGATGACGGGAGGGATGGGCATGGACGAGTGAGCATCGCAATGCCAACGTCCATGTCCACCCGCAAGCACTCGGCCTCATCCACCCCATGAGCACTCCCCGCTACATTCTCGCCCTCGATCAAGGCACCTCGTCGTCCCGCGCTATCGTGTTCGACCACGATGGCGGCATCGTCGCCGTCGCTCAGAAGGAGTTCACTCAATATTATCCTCAACCCGGCTGGGTGGAGCACGACCCGCTCGAAATCTGGTCCAGCCAGAATTCCACCGCCGCCGAAGCCATCGCCCGCGCCAACTTATCGTCCGAGGACATCGCCGCCGTCGGCATCACCAATCAACGCGAGACCACCATCGTGTGGGACCGCGACACCGGCCGGCCCGTGTGCAACGCCATCGTCTGGCAGGACCGCCGCACCGCCGCCTATTGCGCCCAACTCAAACGCGACGGGCTGGAACCGCTGGTTTCTCAAAAAACCGGCCTGCGCCTCGACCCTTATTTTTCCGCCACGAAACTTCGCTGGATTCTCGAAACCATTCCCGGCGTTCGCGCCCGTGCTGAGGCGGGAAAACTCCTCTTTGGCACCGTCGATACCTGGCTGCTGTGGCAGCTCACCGGCCGCAAGGTCCACGCCACCGATGTCACCAACGCCTCGCGCACGCTCCTCTGCAATCTTCACACCGGCGATTGGGACGATGATCTCCTGAAACTGTTCAAAATCCCGCGCTCGCTGCTGCCCGAGATCCGCTCGTGCTCCGAAATCTACGGGCACGTTGACCGCCATCTCTATCCCGCCGGCGCGCCCATTTCCGGTGTCGCCGGCGACCAGCACGCCGCGCTCTTCGGGCAAGCCTGCTTTACGCCCGGCATGGTTAAGAACACCTACGGAACCGGCTGTTTCACGCTTATGCACACGGGTGAAAAACCCGTCGTCTCGCGCAACAACCTCCTCACCACCGTCGCCTGGAAAATCGGCGGCCGCACCGACTACGCGCTCGAAGGCTCGGTGTTCATCGGTGGCGCGGTCATCCAATGGCTGCGCGATGAACTGCAGCTGGTGCGCAACGCGGCCGAGCTCGACCGGCTCGCCGCATCGGTGCCGGATGCCGGCGGACTTTTTCTGGTGCCTGCATTCTCCGGCCTCGGCGCACCCCACTGGGATCCGGATGCACGCGGCACGATGGTCGGCATCACCCGAGGCACGAACCGCGCACACTTTTGCCGCGCGGCGCTTGAAGCCATCGCGTTCCAGACCGCCGATCTCATCTCGTGCATGGAAAAAGACAGCGGACTTCCGCTCAAGGAACTGCGCGTCGACGGCGGCGCATCCCGCAGCAATCCTCTGCTCCAGTTCCAGGCTGATCTGCTGAACACCTCCGTGGTGCGGCCGAAATGCATCGAAACCACCGCGCTGGGCGCCGCCTGCCTGGCCGGCCTTGCCACCGGCTTCTGGTCGGATCGCGATGAGATCGCCCGTAATTGGACGGTGGATACTTCATTCGCACCGACGCAAAAACGTGACCGCATCACCGCATTGCGCGGCGGCTGGGAACGCGCCCTCACCCGCGCCAAAGGCTGGGAACCGTCCTCGTAACCGCGCGGTGAACCCGCGTGTGACGCGAACGTGTCGCCCGCGTGAACATTGGGTGACGGATCTGCTTTGCCTTTGCGCGCACTCCGCGCGCCACGCATGAGCGAGGAAAACCTATTATGCCCGCGCTGAGTTTCGCCCCCGCCCTTGCACTGATCTCCGCCTTCGGACGCGGTTCGCCCGCGCAGCCGCTACGGACGTTTATCCGCACCACCGGCTACAAACTTCGCCCGCCGTGCCCGATCCCCCACACGCCGGCGCGCACCACCCGTCAGGATGCAGTGCTCGGTTCAGGCGCGGCCGGTCCTCACCAGCTCGCCACCCTGTTGTGCGAACGCCGCAAAGGCCTCGTGCCGACCATCGTTCTCGGCGGCTTCGTGCCCGATGCGACCGAGCAGGTATTTCTCCTCCGCGGTTCGCTGCTCAATCGAGGCAGCGTCTATTATCTGAACTACCCGCGCAACGGCTTCTCGGCCGATCTGCTGTTCGCCCAACTCGACGATCTCGTCGATGAACTCGCGCTCGTGCAGGGCACGCCGCCGGTGATTTTTTCCGTGAGCTTCGGCTCCGGCCTCGTGCTCGAATGGCTGCGGCGCACCCGTGCGGCCGGCCACCACGCCGCCATCGCGGGCGCGATTTTCGTGAGCCCCATCGGTTGCGTCGAAGATTTGCTGGCACCCGGTGAAGCCAAACCCGCCACACTGCTCGGACGCGCGGTGAAGCCTTTCCTCGAAGCGACCGACGGCCTGGTCGACCCGAAGCACATCGAAAAATCCCGCACGATCTTCAACCGCATGTTCGGCGCCGGTGCGCAAAACAAGACCGCCCTCATCGCGTTAATGAGTCCCGCCGAGCTCCGGCGGTTGCACGCCGCGGTGATGGACACCATCGCCCGCGTCGACACGCGCGGAGCCTGCGAACGCATGGCCGCGTTGAACTCGTTCGCTTCGCCCTCCGCTTATTTTTCGCAACAACTGCTCCCGCTCACCGAAGCGCCCGTGCTGATTCTGTTCGCCGAAGACGAGGAAGCCGTGATCGACCGCCGCTCGCCCACGCGATTTGCGCTGAACGCCGCTCATCGGGCCTATTTCCCCAACGGCACGTGCCGGACGCTCGCCAATCCCGGCGGCGCGCCCGTGCAACACGCCTCGTTAATCTTCCACAGCGGCAATTTCCTGCCTCCCATCGCCCGGTTTTATAAGGGGTTAAAAACGCGTAAGCTTCTGCAAGCCGCATGAATTCGCTTGCGACTGCCCCCCGGGCCAAGCTGCCTCAAAAGCAGCCGTCCCGTATGCTATCTCCGACGCGAAGCCTCCTGACCGCAGGCGCCAGTTTCCTGACCACCCGCACCGCACGCAAACTGCGCACCGGCAAAGATGCCGTGCCCATGCAGGAACGCACGCTGGCCCACCTCATCGGCCAGCTTTCGCGCACCGCTTACGGCTACGCGCACGCCCTCACGCCCGGCACCACTTACAGTCAGTTCCAGGCCCGCGCACCGCTCCAGACCTACGAGGGATTCATCCCCTACATCGAGCGCATGAAGACCGGCGAGGCCGACGTGCTTTGGCCCGGTCATTGCAGTTTTTACGCGGTGTCCTCGGGCACCACCTCGGGCCGCACCAAATACCTGCCGATCACCGACGGCATGCTGGAGCATTTTCGCAAGGCCGGCCTCGACTCGCTCCTCTACTACACCGCCCGCGTCGGCCACACGGGCATATTTCGCGGCAAACACCTGTTCCTCGGCGGCTCGACCACGCTCAGCCGTCTGGACGAGTGCAAGGACCGCGCCGCTTACGCCGGTGACTTGAGCGGCATCACCGCCCTCAACCTGCCGGGCTGGGTCGAAAAACACCTCTACGAGCCCGGCGCCCGTATCGCTCAAATCGCCGACTGGCCGGCCAAAATCCAGGCCATCGCCGACCAGACGTGGAATCGCGACATCACGATGCTCGCCGGCATCCCGAGCTGGGTGCTCATCCTCGCCGAGGCCGTCAAAGCCCGTGCATCCAGCGGCAAGAGCCGTCCATCCCATCTCCAGGCCGTGTGGCCCAACCTCGAGTGCCTCGTCCACGGCGGCGTTCCCGTGGGCCCGTTCATCGACGAACTGCGCACGCACATCGGCCCCAAGGTCAATTTCCACGAAGTTTACCCCGCCTCCGAGGGTTTCATCGCCACCCAGGATGCCGAGTCCTCGCTCGGCCTGCGCCTGATGACCGATACCGGTCTCTTCTTCGAATTCCTCCCCATGCGTTACTACCATGAGGAAAACCTACCGCAGCTCGGCCAGCACACGGTGCCCCTCGAGGGCGTGCAGGTCGGCGTCGATTACGCTCTCATCCTGAGCACGCCCGCCGGCCTCACCCGCTACGTGATCGGCGATGTGGTGCGCTTCATTTCGACCGATATACCGCGCTTGGTTTACGTCGGCCGCACCGCGCTGCAATTGAGCGCTTTTGGCGAACACGTGATCGAGAAAGAACTCACCGACGCCCTCATCACCGTCTGCCAGCGTCACAACTGGACGATCACCAACTTCCATGTCGCCCCGCTGTTCGTCGACAGCTCCGTCGGTCAACGCCGCGGACGCCACGAGTGGTGGGTCGAGCTCAAGCCTTACACTCAAGAGACCCCCACCGGCCCCGTCATCGCAGCAGAACTCGATGTGGAATTGAAGCGCCTGAACGACGACTACGAAGCCAAGCGCAACGGCGGTGGCCTCGACGCGCCGAATGTAAAACTCGTCATGCCCGGCGTCTTCGAACACTGGCTCCGCACCAAGGACAAATGGGGCGGCCAAAACAAGATGCCTCGCTGCCGCAGCGATCGCCAGATCGCCGACGAGCTCGCGCAGGTCGCCCGTTTCTCGGCCGACTCATGAGTCCGATCCTCCGCGTAACCGCGCGGCCCGAAATCGGCCCCTGACGTCAAAAACGCCCACCTGTCGCGGCGCCCGCCTGTTGGCATGCCCGATGCTAAATTACTTCCGATACAGACTTCCCTGCCTCGGCAGGGTCTAGGGGTAACATGGATACCGGCTTAATACCGGATAAGAAAAATAGAGGGCCCGCCGTTAGGGGTTTCGGCGGGCCCTTCCTTTTTTAAAGCAACGAAACGATCAGCGCCTCATACGCCTTTGCCTCGGCCAGACCGAGTTTGACGTGGCGGATGTTTCCCTCGCGATCGATCACGAACGCAGTCGGCAATCCCTGCACGCCGCCAAAGGCCTCGGCCACATCCGCGTCGGCGACCAGAATCGGATAGTTCATCTTCATCTTTTCACCGAAAGCCTTCACTTCCGCCGGCGTCGCTTCATCCAGCGAGAAGCCCAAAATCACGAGCCCGCGATCGGCATATTTTTTCTGCCACGCGATGTAGTCGGGGATCTCCTTGCGGCACGGAGGACACCAGGTCGCCCAGAAATCCACGACCACGACCTTGCCCTTGAAATCAGCCGCCTTCACCTCGCGGCCATCCAGATCCTTAAGTTTCCAATCGGGCGCTTTGCGCAACACCGGCAGCGCGGAGACCGTGGGTGCCGCCACCGCAGGCGTCGCGCCGGCCGTGGTTGATTCAGCAGGGCTGCAAGCAGCTCCCATCAAGATCACCGCCGCCACCAGTCCGCTTTTCAAAAGAGAGTTCATCGTCATGAGAGTCTCAACGGACTCCGCTTATTCCCGCGGTCAAGCGCGCTCCGCACCAAACCGGGGCAGCAAGTCGCCCGTGGAGATCAACGCCAGCCCCAGGAAACCCGCGGCTTTCACCACCAGCACGATGGCGATCGACTCCAGCCCGCGCTGTTCGAAGTGAATCGCGCCAGCCAGCATCATACCGCCCAAAACGAGTTCTACCACGGTGATCGCGGCAAACACCGAACGGCTCCGCAAACGCGAAACCAAGCCGCCCGCCGTGACCGCGCGTCCGCCCTTGGGCGTGCGCACAAACTCACCGCCGCGTTGGAACAGTCCTTCGCACACCGCCACGCAGCACGTGACACTCATCGCCAGGCCGAATGCCAGCATGAACGGCGCCGTCAGGAACAGCAGCACGCCTTCCTTCCACTGACGCTGGCGGAAATACTGGCCCGTGATG includes these proteins:
- the glpK gene encoding glycerol kinase GlpK → MSTPRYILALDQGTSSSRAIVFDHDGGIVAVAQKEFTQYYPQPGWVEHDPLEIWSSQNSTAAEAIARANLSSEDIAAVGITNQRETTIVWDRDTGRPVCNAIVWQDRRTAAYCAQLKRDGLEPLVSQKTGLRLDPYFSATKLRWILETIPGVRARAEAGKLLFGTVDTWLLWQLTGRKVHATDVTNASRTLLCNLHTGDWDDDLLKLFKIPRSLLPEIRSCSEIYGHVDRHLYPAGAPISGVAGDQHAALFGQACFTPGMVKNTYGTGCFTLMHTGEKPVVSRNNLLTTVAWKIGGRTDYALEGSVFIGGAVIQWLRDELQLVRNAAELDRLAASVPDAGGLFLVPAFSGLGAPHWDPDARGTMVGITRGTNRAHFCRAALEAIAFQTADLISCMEKDSGLPLKELRVDGGASRSNPLLQFQADLLNTSVVRPKCIETTALGAACLAGLATGFWSDRDEIARNWTVDTSFAPTQKRDRITALRGGWERALTRAKGWEPSS
- a CDS encoding RluA family pseudouridine synthase, which codes for MPIPPVIYEDDTLIAFDKPSGMLVAPDRWDKKRENLMGLVHDKMGHGVANVHRLDADTSGILLCTKEKSALDFVSGQFQSKTVKKIYHALCVGTPAAELFVRSDDPDDEPPEGLADDEFFVDRDLIDDEDNPGRMRTVRKHGKASQTVVKVLDRFGGFTFVECRPVTGRTHQLRVHLQYSGLPILNDPFYGDGVTELKLSQLKRGYKGRLDEKPLISRLALHASRLTVKHPITKEMIVINAPLPNEFEVALKYLRKFAAAR
- a CDS encoding GH3 auxin-responsive promoter family protein — encoded protein: MLSPTRSLLTAGASFLTTRTARKLRTGKDAVPMQERTLAHLIGQLSRTAYGYAHALTPGTTYSQFQARAPLQTYEGFIPYIERMKTGEADVLWPGHCSFYAVSSGTTSGRTKYLPITDGMLEHFRKAGLDSLLYYTARVGHTGIFRGKHLFLGGSTTLSRLDECKDRAAYAGDLSGITALNLPGWVEKHLYEPGARIAQIADWPAKIQAIADQTWNRDITMLAGIPSWVLILAEAVKARASSGKSRPSHLQAVWPNLECLVHGGVPVGPFIDELRTHIGPKVNFHEVYPASEGFIATQDAESSLGLRLMTDTGLFFEFLPMRYYHEENLPQLGQHTVPLEGVQVGVDYALILSTPAGLTRYVIGDVVRFISTDIPRLVYVGRTALQLSAFGEHVIEKELTDALITVCQRHNWTITNFHVAPLFVDSSVGQRRGRHEWWVELKPYTQETPTGPVIAAELDVELKRLNDDYEAKRNGGGLDAPNVKLVMPGVFEHWLRTKDKWGGQNKMPRCRSDRQIADELAQVARFSADS
- a CDS encoding peroxiredoxin family protein, giving the protein MNSLLKSGLVAAVILMGAACSPAESTTAGATPAVAAPTVSALPVLRKAPDWKLKDLDGREVKAADFKGKVVVVDFWATWCPPCRKEIPDYIAWQKKYADRGLVILGFSLDEATPAEVKAFGEKMKMNYPILVADADVAEAFGGVQGLPTAFVIDREGNIRHVKLGLAEAKAYEALIVSLL
- a CDS encoding ATP-binding protein, which gives rise to MRRTLQLLGPFLAVLVFIAMPARGEAPRIELTDTEKTWIKEHPVVYFGYDPGWGPFSYKDTRGDFAGIDRDFLKLLEERLGLKFQPVHSSSWPEAYNSAKAGAVDFLVSTAEDEGREQDFVFTRAYNSFPMAFVTRHDSRAVMSMDQLNGRRMALPEGYVGSLVLARDHPRIVRVMVKTMDEAFLAVAAGRADVAVTNIANANYIIKSLGLSNLKIAGVMPYLFDLRYAVRKDQPVLRDILDKGVASLSAKDRQEIVGPWVGVEYARIVRWDYVMRWVAGGFVVAGTFIGVMIWHNRCLRRELAQRARVQRELEATQRRLEELNEEKTGLMRMAAHDLRNPLNGLMLNIEILSDAAVEKDREPLDRMMGLAHQMIHMIRNLLDVQALEDGKRRLRIEPVEVTKEVDDVLAAMQTLAARKQITFTTDFARTAPLALADRAALRQVLNNLVGNAVKYSPFDRVVAVEVEPALQGRLVFRVRDQGPGIAPAEMPRLFQKYVCLSARPTGGEQSIGLGLAIVKQLVIAMGGTVRCEESPGGGAVFIVELPAVVGVAV